TTTCACTCGCCTCTTTATCTGACAGATACATAAGTATGCCCATCAGCAGAAACGTCAGCACAATGACAGCCGCATTGTAAGTGATCAGAGATTCCGCCTGCATGCCCAGCCGCATCGTAAAGAATATCTCAGCCAGTATTTCCATCCCCAGTATCTCCAGCGCCGTCATACGGATATTCCGGCTGTGTTCCAGCAGATGGCAGATTGGCCGTCCAAAATGAATTTTTTTGAGCAGTATGGAAATACCGAAAGCTGTCATCGGATACAGCAGAAAAATCTGCTGTACAAAGAGCAGAAAGTCTGATAATTCTTTTAATGTTATATTCTGGAGTACAGAACCGATGACTGCCCCGGTAGACACCTGCATGACAGCTGCAACGCCCACCACGCAGAATGCTCTCCACACATCCCGTTTCCACAGATATGATACTGAAAGCGTAGACAATGCCAGCGTCAGCACAGAACTGACTGCGTATATCGCCAGCGGATTCAGGTCGCTTAACAGCAGCAGCATATCGTAGAAAACTGCTGACGGCACGGCTGCTGTGAGCATAAATTTCCCCATGATTTTCCATTTGATTTTCTCATCCAGTACCGCAAATATGTACACCGTCAGAACGGTAAAAGAGGTCAGTGAATCCAGCACGTAAATCATTAAAAGTGATGCCCAGGAATCCGACACAGGCTTATCCTCCAGGTTTTATATATTATTCAATTCTCTGTTTGTACAGGTTTTTGAATATTATAACACAGATGAAAGCCAGACCCTATCATTTTTAATGAAAACGTATGCTTGTCTCGTATGATGCTCAGTCCGTGAATCCGGGCGGAAGATAATCCTGAAGATACCCTGCCGCCTGCTCCGGCGTTTCAAATTCCATGGACTCCCCCGTAATATATTGAACCGCGTTCTTCCACTCCCGTATATCATAAAGCTGCGGTTCCATTTTTCGGATGACCTGCTGAATACACGGTAATTCCTGCGGCTGGTGCAGATCTGACAGGTAAGTACACCCTACCCTCTCCGCGACATATTCCAAAAGCTCCGGTAGTTTATCCTGTTTTTCCATCATACATCCTCCTGTCTCATTAGAATCCAGACTCATAATAAGAATTTTTAATATATGTTCTCCGAAAGGTATCGTCTTTCCACCTAACAGAGGATAAACGGACCCTGTCGGGGAATATTAATTTAGGCACTGATATTTTCACACCGATGGAGGTCCCCTTTGCACTCAAAAAAACACCTGTACGAACTCACCTATAACCATTTAAGAGAACAGATACTTAACTGTCAGCTAGAATGCGGCAGCCGTCTTCCATCCATTCAGCAGCTCGCAAACATGTATCATGTCAGCACTAAAACGATCAGAACTGTACTGAGGCTGCTGCAGGAAGATGGGCTGATCCAGACGCGCGAGCGGCAACGGGCGGTAGTGATCCACCAGGCGCCGTTTTTAAAAAAAGAATGTGCCTCTATCCGCTCGATTACCCGAAAACGTTCTGCCGTTTTAGACATCTGCCGAACGATGGAATTACTTATGCCCGATATCCTTGCTTTCTGCTCCAGATTCGTCAAAGTCTATGAACTGGCAAACTATGAAAGGGCAGTCAAATGGATAAGAAGACCGGTACTGACAGGCAGTTGGCAGATCTGTTCAGACATTTTGCACGATGTACTTCTGTCCTCTGGAAACTTCCTCTTCAGCAGTATGTACAAATCGCTTGAAATCTACGCCGAGGTGCCCTTTCTGGCAGAATACCAGCGCTTTGTGACCGGCTATACACCATTTATCGAGACTCACCATGTTGACTGGATTCTGGACAGCTTACAGCTAAACAGCGCTGCCATACAGCGCAGATTTGCTGAGCACTACCGCCAGAACTATCAAGCGATGGAAAAATCATTTCATCTGTTGTCAGCTCTGCATCCGTATGCAGAAGACGAAGACAGCCCTGCTTTTACCTGGGAAACAAAGTGGGGCTGGGACCTGCTTTATAAAAAAGTCGGCCGTGATTTAATAGATAAGATCGGTACCGGCGTATATCCTCCAGGACGGCTGCTGCCATCGGAAGCTTGTCTGATGAAAGAATACGGCGTATCCCTGTCCACGATTCGAAGGGCACTTCGGGTTCTTCAGGAGCTGGGTTTCATAAAAACCTGCAATGGCAGAGGAAGCATTGCACTTTCTCATAAGAACTGGCGTATCCAGAGCACGACACACAATCCGGAATATCAGGAGGGCACCTTTGTCTATCTGTGCGCATTACAGTTGAACACCTTCCTCATACGCCCGGCGGCTGCTTTAACCTATGACCATTTAGATTCTGCGGCCCTGCAGGAACTGCAGGATCACCTCCTGCACTCTCCCCAGAGTCATCTGAAGGCATGGATGGACTGTATTCTTCCCCGTGTACCTTTATATCCGCTGAGAGTGATCCTGGAACAAGTCAATGAGATTTTAAACTGGGGGTATTTCTATTCTTTTTACTCCGGTGCCAGTTCGAACATGCAGAGGCTGAACAAGCTGGGGCTCATGGCGTTATCGTCTCTTCAGAATGATAACAGGGAGGGCTTTGTCAATAGTCTCTGTGATGGATACCTGTACCTCTTTCAGACAATCCGCAGCTATTTGCTCCAGAACGGATACACGCAGGCGGAACAGCTGGCTCTGCCCAGGAGGATATGATTCTCATTCATTCCTGTTCGGTACCTCCAAACGGAAGAATGCCGAGGTTCTTCAGACGTTTTCTTCTGTCGTTTGATACCTTACCTTTCCTGAGCGCCATTCTCTGAGTACAAATCCAATTTCCCATGCTGCGTCCGTCCGGAGCCTTGAGTGTTGGTTTCAGCGGCAGACAGTCATGCTGGTTTTTGTAATCTTCTATCCACCGGATCATTGTATTCCACCTTTCTTCCCGCACGACCTCAGGCATCCATACCATGGAAATTCCATCCAGCGCTTCCGTTTGCTCCTGAGTCAGACACTTTCTGCCGTTTTTACCGCAGTACCGCTCGCGCTGAACCGCAATCCAGCTGCCCAGTTTCTCCCCGCCTGATGTGGTATAGCCGGCGGGAACCAACAAGTCACCGTGTTTCTGATAATACCCCTCTGCAAGCCGGAACCAATAAGTCCAGTCTTTTCTTTCATAGAAACTCCATACCATTTTGTATTGTTCTAACTCCTGGATCTGTTTCTTTGTCAATTGACATGCCTTATACTTTTTGCGCTGTTCCTTTATCCAGAATCCCAGCCGGCATCCTCCTTTTGTGATATAATCCGCAGGCACATTCAGATCCTGATGTTCCTGATGATATTCTTTCGCCTCAGAGATCCACTCCTCCCATGCATAACGGTTTTCCAGTTTCCAAATCATACCTATATTTTCTAATTGATGACAGCGTACCGGATTCAGAGAAGATGGCAGCACCCCATTATACATTGCTCTCTGCCGCTCAATCCACCTCCCCAGACGATAGCCCTCTGCAGTCACATAATTATGCGGAACCAGCAAATTTCCAAAGGTTTTTGAATAACCTCTGGCATCCTGATACCAATCTTCCCAGGTCTGTGCCCGATATGTCCTGTTTCCCATGTTTTATACCGTCGTTTCACTAACAGTCACCACATAATATTTATTATGTGATATTTCTTCCAAAATGTACATTAAAATCATTACATTTATTAAATATACATAATATATCATAGCACTGATCGTCTTTTTTCTCAAGAAAAAAGAAGCGATTCAGAAGATTTTTTATGAAAGGCATGAAAACTAAGCCGTCAGTGAAAATTGTCTCACCCGGCTTTGTTTTTGTGTCCTTTTTAATTGTTTTTATGTTCATTATCTGAAGCATCCGGATGTTTTCCGGATTGGTGTGCACTTTTGGAAGTCACATAATAAATATTATGTGACGATCAGCATTTTCTGTATCCGTTCCATACGGCTGATATGCTGGTCACCTGTTTCCATGGTATAGATTCTCGTCGTATTAATGCTGCTGTGCCCAAGCAGATCGGCCAGCCGAACGATATCTTTTTCAATCTTATAGAAAGTTCGCGCAAAAAGATGTCTCAGGTTATGCGGGAATACTTTTCCGGGTGCCACATCCGCAGCTCTGCATAACTCTTTCATCTTTCTCCATATACAGCTCCTGTCCAGGGGCTTTTTATTTTTCCCCAGAAATACCGGTCCGCATTGGATACCGGATTTTTTTATATATTCTTTCAGCAGTCTCTGCAGCGGCAGCGGAATAAAAATTATCCGCGTCTTATTTTTGCAGTTTACCACTGCTTTTCCATTGTAAACAGCTTCAACCGTGATGTATTGCAGCTCTGAGACACGTATTCCCGTCCCACAGATGGTCTGGAGCACATAAGATATCTGCGTTCCAGCGGATGCCTGTACCAGTTGCGTATATTCCTGCCGGGTCAGTTCCTTTTCTTCCCGGCAAAAGATCTGCCGCTGGATTTTCATGAGTCTGACACAGCATTTCTGCAGACAGAAGTACCGAAGAAAGCCATTCAGCGCCACCAGCATGGAATTCACGCTGGCAGGAGCATACTCTTTGGCCAGATATTCTTTGTATGCAATCGTTACTTCTTTACTTATCTTCCGATCTCCTAAAAATGCGAGAAAATGCCGGATATCACGCATATACTTTTCAAGAGTAGCCTGACTTTTTTCCTCTTGTTTTAGCCATTTTTCAAACACAGATAATTCGTGATTTGTTATTTGCTGCATATAAATTCCTCCAGAATATATCGATACATACTATCTTTACCGACATTTTTGATAATATGTCTCCCAGTGATTATATTGTAAAAAATTACCTGTTTTGAAATCAACGTCTATCTGTGACCCTCAGGGTAAAGGTCAGGTATTAATTTATTAGTTTTTCGGACAGTCTGCTAAAGCAATTACGAGACAGTCAGCTGCATGCCGACTGCCTCGTAACTTTCAATAACATTCGATCCTTTAGTTCTCCTTTATCAGATATCTCTGTTTAAACGAATCAGCCGGTATCGGCCTGGAGAAATAATACCCCTGCATGTAATCACACTGCATATCCTTTAAACAGGTGAACTGCTCCTCTGTCTCAACGCCCTCTGCGACTACCTGCATATCCATATCTCTGACCATGCTAACGACACTGATCAATACATGCCGTGCCATCGCCGAATCCATAGAGTGATGGACAAAGCTTTTATCTACCTTCAGGATATCAATCGGTACTTCCTGAAGAAAATTCAGGGATGAATAGCCGCTTCCAAAATCATCCATCATGATCTCAAAACCGTATGCTTTAAATCTTTCCACGCTCTGGATCAGTTCTCTTGGATTTTCAGTGTAGGCGCTTTCAGTGATTTCAAGCTTCAGCATCTCGGGATCCAGTTCATATCTGTCGACTATCTCCATAACCACAGATGCAATATCGGGCTGATAAAAATTTAGGCGCGACATGTTAACACTCAGGGGTACGATGTTCCAGCCTTCCTCTCTCCATTCTTTTAAACAGCGGCAGGCTCTGTCCCAGATATACGCATCCATTCTGACAATAAATCCATTCTTCTCAAACAGGGAAATAAACCGGTCCGGTGATAACAGACCTAAAGCCGGATGATTCCACCGCACCAACACCTCACCGCCAACACATTTCCCGGTGCATGTCTCGATCACAGGCTGAATATATATTTCAAACTCTCCTGCGGCAAGCGCCCTGTCCATGCCATTCAGAAGCTGCTGTTCCCCAAGCATCCGTACCCGCAGAAGTTCATCATAATATGCGACATGCTGCAGATAATTACCTTTGACCGTCTGAAGTGCAAGAAAGGCACGGTCACACATTTGATCAATTGGCACCGATGAATCTGTGATCCTGTAGACTCCCGCGTAAATTGCAAATTTATACTGAGGATGTTTCCTCGCAATCAGCTTTTGGATATCCAGCAATCCCTGATCTATATCCCATGTATTTTCCTCATAGAATACGGCAAAGTTGTCGCCGGACATTCTGGCACAGATTCCCTCAGCTCCCATATGGACTTCCAGGTATTCCGCAATAAATTTCAGAATGTGATCCCCTTCTTCTCTCCCCAGAAGTTCATTGATCGCTTTGAATTTTTCCACGTTCCATCTTGCGATCATATACCTTCTGTCCGGTGATTCCGATAACCTCTGCCTGACATTCTGGTAAAAACCTTCCTGATTATAAATCGCGGTGAGCGGATCATGGTGCAGGGAATATTTTAGTTTTCGGTTTACCTCCTCAATCTGTTTCTCTCTTGCCCTGTTCCTGGTAATATCAAGAACGAATCCATCCAGCTGTAACTGTCCGTCCCGCTCCGCAAAGATCCCCGTGATGAGAACGTATCTCACACTCCGTTTGCCTGTCACAATCCTCATCTGCCATTCTGTCCGCATGTCTTTGGCCTTCAAACTTGCGCTGACCGCATTTTCCGGTACGCTGAAGTCTTCCGGATGTACGTAGAATGACATTTTATTATGTGCGATACGGGTTACATTTTCTTTAGTCTCTTCTAAGATCTGGTAAAAAATATCGTTCCCATAGACGAGTGTAAAACCGGTATCCACGCGAACGGTAAAGACGCCTCCCCGCTCTGCGGCGCGGTAAAGATAGACCTGTTTTTCCAGTTCTTCCATTGCCCGTTCTTTTTTCCAGTTTTTCTCCCTGATATTCGTAATCATGCCTGCGAATAAATTCGGTTCCCCCAGATTATCACGAATCATATAGCCGCGGCACTGCAGCCAGATCCACTCGTCATTGCGATTTCGTGCACGGTACTGTATACAGTGTGACTCTGCACGTCCGTCCGCGATCTCCTGGTTGGATGCCAGAAACTCTTTCTGATCTCCGGGATGGATTCTTTCTCCCCACACTGCCGCGGCATTTGGGATGACAGTCCCGGGGAGACCGAATTCTTCCACCATGCGCGGAGAATAACGAAAGGTGCCCGTCTTCATGTTGCCGACAAATATGTAATCGTCCGTACTTTCCATTAATGCATCGCACAGATGTTCTTTATCATAATCAAAATCACGAATCCTCTGTCTTTCTTCCTCCGGTGAACATGCCAGGCGCCTGCGCGCCTGCTCAATATGATACTGCTGCTTCTGCTCATACATAATTTCGTCTGCCTGGGAGATCAGTTCCATCACGGAACATTCATCGCACGACTGTGCCTCTACAAGCCCATAGCTGAACGAAAGCTGATAAGTCAGTCTTTCTTCCGCCGCCTTTCGCTCCATCGCATTCTGTATGATCTGTATTTTTCTGGTAGCGTTTTCCAGACTGCATCCGTAAAAGGCGATAATGAATTCGTCGCCGCTGAGACGAAATACGGTATCTTCCGGATACAAATACTCTTTCACAATGTGTGCCACGCTGACCAGAGCATAGTCCCCTTCTCTATGCCCATAGGTGTCATTGATCACCTTCAGATTATTCAGATCTGAAAGGCAGACAGTGACAGGGACTCTCTCCCTTGAGGCACTGCGGAGCTTTTCTTCCAGATCCGCTTTGCCGGCGCGTCTGTTCAGCAGTCCCGTCAGCTCATCCATATTGGCAGTATGCGACAGTTCCTTTCGCTCTGTGATGTTGACGGACTGCTGCATATGCACCGTTCTGCCATCCGGCCATTCCAGAAAACAGTCATAATTCTCATATATCTGGCCGGTCTTTTCATTACACTCTTCCCAGGAAATCACTTCATTGCTTCCCTCGCGCTTTTTCAACTCGGGAATGGGACAAAATGGACAACGTCCGTACATCTCTTTTTGGAATATTTTCCAGCATATCTGCCCCTCCGGATGCTTCACACAGAATTCAGCCTTCATTCCGGGACTCATATACAAAATTTCATCTGTTTCAATATCTGTAATATAAATCAAAGCATCCAGCTTATCCAAAATCTGATGATAAGCAAATATCTGCATCTCCTCTTTGGAATCTTTTGCTACGCCCATCTTAATCTCTCCATATCTGACGGATAAGACGGAAAAAAGCTGCAAAAAGCAGCCTTTTTTCCGTCACTCCCAGTCTCATGTTTTTCGCTGTAATGTTATTTTTCATTATACTAAACATCAGACTGCCATGTCAATTACGGGAACTTGATTCAGGAATTACCATTCCTTTTAAAATGAATAATCATCTCATTCGTCAGGCTCAGATTGGTCTCTTTCACCGGAATATCCTCCCGTTCAAACCATTCCGCCATCGCAAGTTCTTCGCGGTCAAGTGTAATGGTCTCTTCTCCCTCCAGCTCGGCAAAAAATCCCATCAGAATCGTATCCGTAAAAGCCCACGGCTGACTCTTATAATACTTCACATTACCCACTCTCAGTCCGACTTCTTCCATGACCTCCCTGCGCACAGTATCCTCTACCGTCTCTCCAATCTCTGTAAACCCGGCAATCAGCGCGTATTTTGCAAAATCGCGGTTCGCGTATTTAGACATCAGCAGTCTGTTGCCGTGCGTCACACCGACAATGACAGCCGGGCAGATCTTTGGATATTCCATGTTGTTGCATTCCGGGCAAAAGACCATCCGTTCTTTGTCACTGTGCTGCATCAGAGTCCCGCAGCGTCCGCAGTATTTTCGAATACCGTACCAGTTATACAACTGGTATCCTGTGATTCCGGCAAAAGCGAGATGCCTCGGCTCCCCGGTCCTGAAGATCTCCGTGTTTTCCAGGGAGTAATTCTCTTTCGACGGAAACACGATATTGTGCAGCAGATAGTAGCTGTCTCCATCCACGGAAAACAGATACGTATAATTTTCGTAGAGATGATCATTATCTGCTTCCAGATCCGAAAACTTCGGAAATGCAATCTTACCTTCCTCCCATTTGATCAGCACCTGCTTTTTTCGATAATATAAAATATAACTGCCCCTTTCCGGAGGTTTGGGGCGATATTCATTTCTAAACTGATGCGGTTCGATATCCTGTATCATAATACTTTACCATCCTTTGTTTTTATATCTATTATAGCAAAATCTTTTACTCACGGAAAGCCTTTTGCCGTTTTCCTTCTGCAGAAAAAAAAGAACCTCTCTGCTGCCACAGAGAGATTCCGGCTGTTCGTAGGAAAAAGGCAGCCACTGTCAGAGGATTTTTACAAATCCATCCTGTCCATAGTAACAGATTCCTTCTTTCTCATACTTTTTCAAATAATAGTGTGCTTTATGCGCCTGATTCAAAATGCTGCCAAAGTCATCACCAAATCGCGGATAAAAAGATGCACCTGCCGACAGCGGGACAGGAAAGTCAATCCGGATATTCTTCTGATTTTCTTCCCATTCTTCCTTCAGCTGACGCCAGCGCTGCTCCAGCAATTCCTGGTGCTCCATGCCAAAGCTTGCATAAACAATAAATTCATTGCCCCCGAGCCTGCCCATCAGATCATTACAGAATACATTCCTCAGGGATTTTGAAAACTCCTGAAGCACGCGGTCGCCCACAGCATGTCCATAAACCCCGTTGATTTCTTTGAACGCTTCGATATCCATGATAATCATCGTTCCATATGGAAGTTCCATCATCCTGGAAGAAATCTTCTCCTCAAGAAACTGGCGGTTCATCAACTTCGTAAGGGGATCAAACCTTGCGTAGTAAAGCGCCTGCTTGTGTGCTGCTTCCAGCTCGTTCGTCTTTTCTTCTATGCGTTCCTGCAGTATCTGATTGCTCTGCTCCACCAGACGGCGCGGAAAAAATTCATCACTGTCCTGAGAGCTGTCTGCTACTGACTGGTGCACATGAAGCAGTCTCCATCCGTCGGAGTCCTGTCTGACGAGCATGGTAAAACGAAATGCAAACTCACAGATAATACGGTCCTTTGCATCTTCCCTGCATTTGCCCTGCCCCATCGCGAGAAAAAGCCGGTTCCCCAGGTCCCTGGTCTCATACCAGTCATCCTCCACGATCAGGGACTCACTGCGTTCAAGTGCCTCTTTCTCCATATGCGCTGCAAACTCTTCCCATGTTCTGCTGACTTCATGTTCGCCCGTCCCAATTACAGAAATGTCGTTGTCAATCACGTTTTTTAACGCACCATAATTACATTCACTTAAATATGTGTGCCAGACCCATCGGCAAAATGCCTCTGCATTTCTGATTTCTTCCAATTGTAATCCCTCCAGCCAACTCTCGCGTATACATAGTCCTAGCATATCTTATAAAGAACTGAATTGCAAGAAAGAATACAATATCAAAATAAATTTTTTATTCTCCGATCTGATTCAGTAAGTCCAGCGTATCCCGATAGCGCCCCTCGTCGGAATCTCCCATGACAACGGTGATATAAAGCCGCTCATTCCGATAGGCCGCCGAAACCAGACATTTCCCGGCCGCATCTGAACTCCCGGTTTTAAGGCCGACGACTGATTTATCATAATAAGCGCTATCCGGGCTAAGAAGCTGGTTTGTATTCTGCCACGTCACGTCCGTTCCATCTGCAAAACAGGTTCGGATCGAAGGTTGCCTGACGATATCTGACAGATACCCGTCCCCGTATTCTGTGTCCATAAACACGCGTGCACAGCATGCCAGATCATACGCTGTCGTATACTGACCGTCTGCATCGTAACCATCCGGCCTTAAGAATCTGGAATTCTTTGCGCCTGCAAGGCGTGCCGTCTCATTCATTTTATCCATAAAAACGTCCAGCGCCTGGTCAATCGGCAGATTCTCCTGATCCTTGATCTTCCTTCCCGCATGCACTGCCAGGACGTATGCAGCATCATTCCCAGATGGAAGCAGCATTCCTTCCATCAGCTGCTTTACGCTCAGCCGCTGCCCAATGACGAGCCAGGCACGCGAGGCATCGCTTTCAATCCTGTTGATCTCTTCACCCACCGTCACTTCCTCATCAGCACCGCAGAAACGTGACGCTGTCAGCACTGTAAGGATTTTGGCAGTACTGGCAGGCGCAATCTGCTGATTTTCTTCTTTCCCGTACAGGATAGTTCCTTTCCGGGCATCAATAAGGCATGCATTTCTTGCCTCTATGCTGATATCGCCGAACCAGTCACTCGTTTCCTGTGACTGCGGCATACCCTCAGCAAACTGTCTGCAATGCCACAGTCCAGTACCCATAACCCCGATCAGCATGAGTATCACAAGAATCAATACCGGCTTTCCATCTCTGCTCCTGATCTTTCCGGTCTTCCGGTCCCGGATTCCTGTAGCTCCGTACAGTTTCCTGACACCGGCCAGAAGCATCATGGCAGCCAGAAATCCGATGAGTCCGCCCAATGTGTTTAAAATCAGGTCATCGATATCGGTTCCCCGTGTCAGAAACAGCTGCAGAATTTCAATCGTCAGCGAAGTACCGGCACAGACCAGCACCGCATTTCCCACCTTTTGAAATCTCCTGGACAACACCGGGAGCAGAAACCCAAGCGGAATAAACATCAGAATGTTCCCAAAAAAGTTCAGTGGATTGCTTCCAATGTCACGGAGTACCTGTCCCGGTATCAGATTAATCTGTCCCCGTCCCAGTCCCAGCGTAAATCCAAATACCGGAGAAACTGTCATGGAAAAGACCGCTGTCATCGCCGCTGCCAAAAACAGTGTGGCTGCCCGATACTGCAATGTCACCGTCTGATGCGACGTTCTCAGATACACTTCAAATACTGCAAGATATACTGCCCAGACCGCGATTCCCGGCAGCAGATACGTCAATACATTTTCTAACATGATTCATCACCTCTTGACAACAACTATAACACAAAAAAATAAAGCCATGTCGATTATGGCTTTATTTTTTCTTACTGTGCACAGATCATTCTTCGGGAAGCACATTCGGGCAATTTTGTCAGCGTTCAGGCCGAAACACCTGAATGGACTGTACAAACAGATTCCCCTGAAAATAAGAATTCCAGAGAATATCGCTGTGTTTGTCTATCAGCCTCTTTGCAATTACAAGCCCGTTGCCGCGCCCCAGACCCTTACTCGTGACTCCCGCATGGACGCCTCTCTCAAGTGTCGATGTGCGTACGGTGTTCTTTATCAAAATCTGCATGGTTCCTTCCTGTTCCCTCAGTTCCAGTTCCACATGACCGTCCTGCATCTGCTGAACTTCCTCCAGTGCATTGTCCAGAAATATCCCGGTGATACGAACGATATCCGATACGTCGACACAGTGCGGAAAATACGTATGATCCAGCAT
The Ruminococcus gauvreauii genome window above contains:
- a CDS encoding VanZ family protein, translated to MLENVLTYLLPGIAVWAVYLAVFEVYLRTSHQTVTLQYRAATLFLAAAMTAVFSMTVSPVFGFTLGLGRGQINLIPGQVLRDIGSNPLNFFGNILMFIPLGFLLPVLSRRFQKVGNAVLVCAGTSLTIEILQLFLTRGTDIDDLILNTLGGLIGFLAAMMLLAGVRKLYGATGIRDRKTGKIRSRDGKPVLILVILMLIGVMGTGLWHCRQFAEGMPQSQETSDWFGDISIEARNACLIDARKGTILYGKEENQQIAPASTAKILTVLTASRFCGADEEVTVGEEINRIESDASRAWLVIGQRLSVKQLMEGMLLPSGNDAAYVLAVHAGRKIKDQENLPIDQALDVFMDKMNETARLAGAKNSRFLRPDGYDADGQYTTAYDLACCARVFMDTEYGDGYLSDIVRQPSIRTCFADGTDVTWQNTNQLLSPDSAYYDKSVVGLKTGSSDAAGKCLVSAAYRNERLYITVVMGDSDEGRYRDTLDLLNQIGE